A segment of the SAR324 cluster bacterium genome:
AGATCTGGATCGAGCTAGCAATAGAACCTTGCTTGTTGCGTGGGAACTCCTCTATCAGCAAAAGGAAGTAACCTTGGTTACTTTGGACACAAATGTACGGGTCAAGGCGAATGTACTTGGAATCCCAACGATCAATTATGATGGTCGTCACCAGGATGAGCCCTACCAAGGCCTGACAAGATTGGAACTTTTAGGGACAGAGTTGGGTCTATTTCGTGATCGTCACATTCTCTCTGGAGATCAAGAGTTTTTACCTAACGAGGGAATTTTATTGCTGAACAAAGACAGGCAGGATGATGCAGAGATGGCGATCTTTGACAGCAAGATTGGCTATCTACGTCCTTTTCATCACGATGAAGGTGTTTGGGGGATTTTACCAAGAAATCCTGAACAACACCTCGCTCTGGAATTACTTTTGGATCCAGAAATTCCCATCGTGACCCTGAATGGAAAAGCAGGAACAGGGAAGACTCTGTTAGCATTGGCTGTTGGCTTACATATGATGTTGATGGAAAATCGCTACACACGAATGATTGTTTCCCGTCCAATTTTTCCAATGGGTCGTGATATTGGCTACTTACCGGGGGATTTAAACGAGAAATTGAATCCCTGGATGCAGCCTATTTTCGACAATCTGGAGTTGTTAGTAAGTAACTCAGGTCGGAAGGGAACAAAAGGCTATCAAGAATTGATTGACCAAGGCTTCATCACAGTTGAGCCACTCACTTACATCAGAGGTCGAAGTATTCCAAGACAATACATGATTGTTGATGAGGCACAAAACCTCACTCCACACGAAATGAAAACGATCGTGACCAGAGCCGGTGAAGACACAAAAATTGTCTTAACAGGGGATCCACACCAAATTGACAACCCATACGTAAATGAGGGTTCAAACGGTTTAAATACTCTTGTTGAGCGCTTTAAGAAGTATTCTCTGGCAGGGCACGTGACGTTGGTTCATGGGGAGCGTTCACCGCTAGCAGATTTAGCAGCAAATGTACTTTAAGGTGTATTCAGGTGGGAGGACCGTGCCCATTTGGACACGGTTTTTCTTCAGTTAGGCCGCGGCTACTTCTGCCACAGCGGTAGTTTGGGATGATAGAGCAGTTTTTTTAGGAAGCTTGACCTGATGATCTCCGCTGAATTGATAATCATTGAAGATGTGTTCTGCTGTAAGCAACTGATAACTTCCGTCCTCTAGTTGATGGGTAGTGTCTTTCAGACGATACACGTAATGTCCACAGGTCCATATCTTAAAGTTTCGCATCTGGGTACACAAGCAGGTCTTGTCTTCTACTATCAGCTTGCCACCTTCTTTTTGGGTTCGCTCTAATTCTCGGTTGTAGGCATCCACGTAGGCACAATGCCCATCACTATCAAGTATGTAACCAAAAGCTTCGCAGTTTGGTCGAATACCCTGTCCAATGCCCGGTGAATTGGTCAGCATTCTCATGGGATAGCCTGTTGGTGAAACTTGATTGACTACCACATCCTTTTCTAGGGCTTCGAAATACTTTTGTTTAGCTCGATTTGGAAGGCCACATTCCTCGGAGACGGTGAATCTGGTGGCAACCTGAACTGCAGCAGCCCCAAGCTCCATGTATTCAACAGCATCGGAACCGGTAAAAATCCCACCAGCAGGGATGACAGGTATCTCGAGGTCGTTATCTTTCAAAAATTCGACTACTTCAACAAAAACGGTCTTGAGATCATACTCAGCCCAATCCATCCCAAATCCCAGGTGGCC
Coding sequences within it:
- a CDS encoding nitronate monooxygenase produces the protein MKMVDDFRWKLRQKEYVPIMTGGMGVDISTATLALESARLGGIGHISDAMGPTVSDRRYETNFVQQKYQKYKTNTSSSNKTQVHFDLKMVEDAAFLHVDNTMNAKRGNGMIFVNCMEKLSMNNPRETLQARMVGAMNAGIDGITLSAGLHLGTMALVSDHPRFRDTFLGIIVSSVRALRPFLKRAAKLDRMPDYIVVEGPLAGGHLGFGMDWAEYDLKTVFVEVVEFLKDNDLEIPVIPAGGIFTGSDAVEYMELGAAAVQVATRFTVSEECGLPNRAKQKYFEALEKDVVVNQVSPTGYPMRMLTNSPGIGQGIRPNCEAFGYILDSDGHCAYVDAYNRELERTQKEGGKLIVEDKTCLCTQMRNFKIWTCGHYVYRLKDTTHQLEDGSYQLLTAEHIFNDYQFSGDHQVKLPKKTALSSQTTAVAEVAAA
- a CDS encoding PhoH family protein; protein product: MEQLFPRYVLDTNVLLYDPDSIHAFPTSQIIIPLHVIEEIDRFKSVMSATGSNARNISQVLDQCRKLGNLSKGIHLSNDSELVISMSTPDDIDFPEELDLDRASNRTLLVAWELLYQQKEVTLVTLDTNVRVKANVLGIPTINYDGRHQDEPYQGLTRLELLGTELGLFRDRHILSGDQEFLPNEGILLLNKDRQDDAEMAIFDSKIGYLRPFHHDEGVWGILPRNPEQHLALELLLDPEIPIVTLNGKAGTGKTLLALAVGLHMMLMENRYTRMIVSRPIFPMGRDIGYLPGDLNEKLNPWMQPIFDNLELLVSNSGRKGTKGYQELIDQGFITVEPLTYIRGRSIPRQYMIVDEAQNLTPHEMKTIVTRAGEDTKIVLTGDPHQIDNPYVNEGSNGLNTLVERFKKYSLAGHVTLVHGERSPLADLAANVL